In a genomic window of Nocardia fluminea:
- a CDS encoding ABC transporter ATP-binding protein, whose amino-acid sequence MLTLTDVVREYRLGGETVRALDGADLTVEPGRFVSIVGPSGAGKSTLLHLLGALDAPTSGSIRFRGQEIGDLTDDRRSEFRLRQVGFVFQFFNLLPTMSAWENVAVPRLLATGAHRGARRRAIELLDLVGLADRAEHRPSELSGGQMQRVAIARALMMDPPLVLADEPTGNLDSRTGADIMTLLADIAHDASGDRAVVMVTHDQQAAERTDRIITLRDGRIRSDETCTPPLAADQSSCD is encoded by the coding sequence ATGTTGACCCTGACCGATGTCGTCCGCGAGTACCGACTGGGTGGGGAGACCGTCCGCGCGCTCGACGGTGCCGACCTGACGGTCGAGCCCGGGCGCTTCGTCTCCATTGTCGGCCCATCCGGCGCAGGCAAGAGCACTCTGCTGCACCTGCTCGGCGCGCTGGACGCACCCACGTCCGGCTCGATCCGCTTTCGCGGCCAGGAGATCGGTGATTTGACCGACGACCGCCGCTCCGAATTCCGTTTGCGTCAGGTCGGATTCGTCTTCCAGTTCTTCAATCTGCTCCCCACGATGTCGGCGTGGGAGAACGTCGCGGTGCCGCGTCTGCTGGCCACCGGAGCACATCGCGGTGCGCGTCGGCGGGCCATCGAACTGCTGGATCTGGTCGGGCTGGCGGATCGTGCCGAACACCGTCCATCCGAACTGTCCGGCGGCCAGATGCAGCGGGTGGCCATCGCCCGCGCCCTGATGATGGATCCGCCACTCGTCCTGGCCGACGAACCCACCGGCAATCTCGATTCCCGCACCGGCGCGGACATCATGACCCTGCTCGCCGACATCGCCCATGACGCCTCCGGCGACCGCGCCGTGGTGATGGTCACCCATGACCAGCAGGCAGCTGAACGCACAGATCGCATCATCACACTGCGTGACGGGCGCATTCGCAGTGACGAAACTTGCACTCCCCCACTTGCCGCCGATCAATCCTCGTGCGACTGA
- a CDS encoding FtsX-like permease family protein, with the protein MIRSGINRFRVLTLREIVAGPGRSAAVVLVIAVSAALLVAVLAIYGSLTNSARQLTDSIGGDARIVVSGYTDTGFDAAVVARIAALPGVSVAAPIVQQQREIDGAPVTVLGVDVSIVGLGSDLGQLAETGLGPASPLLRVRDGVVAGAGLGVAHGERLRIGEHTVTVAVVAGEADSAKVNGGRFVVAPLPLAQRLTDHDNRVDTVAIATEPDADLAALRTEIVNVVDNRAVVSDTDIRSTQAENAVAISRDSTLLVAAISLVVAAFLVYNSMAMLVMQRRQKVATLRAMGARRFTVVADLVLESVATGLFAAAIGIPLGWLLSRRAIHEVPAFLVQSVSAQLVYSVPPLTYPIVVVACVLASMAATVGAARQVHRISPLEALQSAELAATETLRSRWTVLAAVSGVSLMATAFALAVLVRGPVVFLSVAVYTVGGIMLGIAGMSRISTWASAIARWFGVPGRLAAAAIERTPRRSWATAVTAGIAVALGIGVHGALADVIDSGSNSFAGLRTTEVFVSSSPSTALPSGAMLPADLPDLVRAVPGVGTVGAGQWAYVTVGEERVAVEGLGTDNAGTTGALMNSQTLQQVRDGTGVAVSRQMASRQGWDVGSRIDIGTPSGLRSTTIIAIMDMLTIDSGTIAMSVADMRDWFDRPGATYLSVSLVSGADRSAVMSAIEQLAPNSVYVYSGEESYAAATHNIRQAGVLAGGLQWTVALVAAVALMNTFTLAVLQRRRELGVLRAMGATRRLVTRFILVEALSVGVVGGVLGMVLGVMVQYLATLVSTETLGIAVQFTISPGVLGFATLGVLICLLGAVVPAVRAARMNIVAAIWSE; encoded by the coding sequence GTGATCAGATCGGGTATCAATCGCTTCCGGGTACTGACACTGCGGGAGATCGTCGCCGGTCCCGGCCGTTCAGCAGCCGTGGTTCTGGTGATCGCGGTCTCGGCGGCGCTACTGGTAGCGGTGCTTGCGATCTACGGATCACTGACCAACTCGGCGAGACAGCTGACCGACAGCATCGGCGGTGACGCGCGGATTGTGGTGAGCGGTTATACCGACACCGGTTTCGACGCGGCCGTCGTTGCGCGCATCGCGGCTCTACCCGGTGTGAGCGTCGCGGCCCCGATCGTGCAGCAGCAGCGCGAGATCGACGGCGCGCCGGTCACCGTCCTCGGGGTCGATGTGAGCATTGTGGGTCTGGGCTCCGACCTCGGCCAACTGGCCGAGACCGGACTCGGCCCGGCTTCGCCGCTGCTGAGGGTACGCGACGGCGTGGTGGCAGGTGCTGGGCTCGGTGTCGCACACGGTGAACGCCTGCGGATCGGCGAGCACACCGTGACCGTCGCCGTCGTCGCCGGGGAAGCCGACAGTGCCAAGGTGAACGGCGGCAGGTTCGTCGTGGCGCCGCTGCCGCTGGCACAGCGACTCACCGACCACGACAACCGGGTCGATACCGTCGCTATCGCGACCGAGCCCGATGCCGACCTGGCCGCGTTACGGACCGAGATCGTCAACGTCGTGGACAACCGAGCTGTGGTTTCCGACACCGACATTCGCAGTACGCAGGCCGAGAACGCAGTGGCGATCAGTCGCGACTCCACCCTGTTGGTCGCCGCGATCTCTCTCGTGGTCGCGGCGTTCCTGGTCTACAACTCGATGGCGATGCTCGTCATGCAACGACGCCAGAAGGTGGCCACCCTGCGTGCGATGGGTGCCCGGCGCTTCACGGTCGTCGCCGATCTCGTGCTCGAGTCGGTGGCCACCGGACTGTTCGCCGCGGCGATCGGGATCCCGCTGGGCTGGTTGCTCAGTCGCAGAGCGATACACGAAGTTCCCGCGTTCCTGGTGCAGTCCGTTTCCGCGCAACTGGTCTACTCGGTGCCGCCACTCACCTATCCCATCGTGGTCGTGGCCTGCGTGCTCGCTTCGATGGCCGCGACCGTCGGCGCGGCCAGACAAGTGCACCGCATCTCCCCACTCGAAGCTTTGCAGAGCGCCGAATTGGCCGCCACCGAAACGCTGCGAAGCCGCTGGACCGTGCTCGCTGCCGTGTCCGGCGTGAGCTTGATGGCTACCGCCTTCGCGCTGGCGGTCCTGGTACGCGGACCGGTCGTGTTCCTCTCGGTGGCGGTGTACACGGTCGGGGGCATCATGCTCGGCATCGCGGGTATGTCGAGGATCTCGACATGGGCTTCGGCGATCGCGCGGTGGTTCGGGGTGCCGGGAAGGCTGGCGGCGGCGGCGATAGAGCGGACACCTCGCCGGTCCTGGGCCACCGCGGTTACCGCCGGTATCGCGGTAGCCCTCGGGATCGGCGTGCACGGCGCGCTCGCCGACGTCATCGACTCCGGGTCGAATTCCTTTGCCGGTCTTCGTACTACGGAGGTGTTCGTCTCGAGTTCACCCAGTACAGCACTGCCTTCCGGCGCGATGCTTCCCGCCGATCTCCCCGATCTCGTCCGCGCGGTACCCGGAGTAGGCACAGTCGGTGCCGGGCAGTGGGCCTACGTCACCGTCGGCGAAGAGCGGGTGGCGGTGGAAGGGCTCGGCACGGACAACGCCGGAACCACCGGCGCACTGATGAATTCTCAGACGCTGCAACAGGTTCGCGACGGGACCGGCGTCGCGGTATCGCGTCAAATGGCCAGTCGGCAAGGGTGGGATGTGGGATCGCGGATCGACATCGGCACTCCATCCGGCCTCCGCTCGACCACGATCATCGCGATCATGGACATGCTGACGATCGATTCCGGAACGATCGCCATGAGCGTCGCGGACATGCGCGACTGGTTCGACAGACCGGGAGCCACCTATCTCTCGGTGAGTCTTGTCTCCGGCGCCGATCGATCGGCCGTCATGAGTGCGATCGAGCAGCTCGCGCCGAACTCGGTCTATGTGTATTCGGGCGAAGAGTCCTACGCCGCCGCCACACACAACATCAGGCAGGCGGGTGTACTCGCGGGTGGACTGCAGTGGACGGTTGCGCTGGTGGCGGCGGTGGCGCTCATGAATACTTTCACCTTGGCAGTGCTGCAACGTAGGCGCGAACTCGGCGTACTACGCGCGATGGGTGCGACGCGACGGCTGGTGACACGATTCATCCTGGTCGAGGCACTCTCCGTGGGGGTCGTCGGTGGTGTCCTCGGCATGGTGCTCGGCGTCATGGTGCAGTATCTCGCCACCTTGGTGAGCACCGAAACTCTCGGTATCGCAGTGCAATTCACCATCTCGCCCGGCGTGCTCGGCTTCGCGACTCTCGGTGTGCTGATCTGCCTGCTCGGCGCCGTCGTGCCGGCCGTGCGGGCCGCACGCATGAACATCGTCGCTGCGATCTGGAGCGAGTGA
- a CDS encoding methyltransferase, whose amino-acid sequence MTSTALKKPPPTPVLRAVERVRDALSALHRRLVPGHIAVLELQIAGFLSQAISAAAELGIADELARGRRGAAELAAAVGADEDGVRRLMRLLVSFGVFAQHRDGSYGLTRMGDSLRSDSAVTLRDTSLFFGSPYHRNHWTHLTDAVRTGEAVGPALDGASFFEYAATHREIGDLFDRAMTSISTLSIEPLLAAYDFGQFDTLVDVGGGRGSLLVEILGRYPDAEGIVFDLADVVANLDSELAAQGLAGRCATREGSFFDEVPSGGDAYLLKHILHDWSDAKAVQILRTIHAAMDPSARLLVIELVLPDHQRPHAGKFIDLEMLVNTDGGHERTEAQFRELLARGGFTLLRTVPTAAPDCVLDARPR is encoded by the coding sequence ATGACGTCCACAGCACTGAAGAAGCCACCGCCCACACCGGTTCTGCGAGCCGTCGAACGAGTGCGCGACGCGCTCTCGGCGCTGCATCGCCGACTGGTTCCCGGCCATATCGCGGTACTGGAACTACAGATCGCCGGATTCCTCTCACAGGCCATCAGCGCCGCGGCCGAGCTGGGTATCGCCGACGAACTGGCCCGTGGGCGGCGTGGGGCCGCCGAGTTGGCCGCGGCGGTGGGCGCCGACGAGGACGGCGTGCGCAGGCTGATGCGCCTACTGGTGAGTTTCGGGGTGTTCGCCCAGCACCGCGACGGTTCCTACGGGCTCACCAGGATGGGTGACTCGCTGCGCTCCGACAGTGCGGTGACGCTGCGCGATACGTCCTTGTTCTTCGGTTCGCCGTATCACCGGAACCACTGGACCCACCTGACCGACGCGGTACGCACCGGCGAAGCCGTCGGCCCCGCCCTCGACGGCGCGAGCTTCTTCGAGTACGCCGCGACGCACCGCGAGATCGGCGACCTGTTCGACCGCGCGATGACCAGCATCAGCACGCTGTCCATCGAACCGCTGCTGGCGGCTTACGATTTCGGCCAGTTCGATACCTTGGTGGATGTCGGTGGTGGGCGCGGCAGCCTGCTGGTGGAGATCCTCGGCCGCTACCCGGACGCCGAGGGTATCGTGTTCGACCTGGCGGACGTGGTTGCGAACCTGGACAGTGAACTCGCGGCGCAGGGGTTGGCGGGGCGCTGCGCGACACGGGAGGGCTCGTTCTTCGATGAGGTCCCGTCCGGTGGTGACGCCTATTTGCTCAAACACATTCTGCACGACTGGTCCGACGCCAAGGCCGTGCAGATCCTGCGCACGATCCATGCCGCGATGGACCCGTCTGCCCGGCTGCTGGTGATCGAACTGGTGCTGCCCGATCATCAGCGTCCGCACGCGGGCAAGTTCATCGACCTGGAGATGCTGGTCAACACCGATGGCGGCCACGAACGCACCGAGGCACAGTTCCGCGAGCTGCTCGCGCGCGGCGGTTTCACGCTGCTGCGGACGGTGCCTACGGCCGCGCCGGACTGTGTGCTGGATGCCCGCCCGCGCTGA
- a CDS encoding ABC transporter permease, with the protein MTLAVENAPARTQVVRAPRVTRVSPVAALQHSLMMAWRGLLTFRHSPQLLYDAILLPIVGPILFGSIFGTAIAGSTAAYLPIMIPGVLVQIVLTSSVATGVQLSEDIHSGVFDRFVAMPIARSAPVAGALLAGAVRYLIAATTVVIVGFCMGYRPEYTAGFLAGAVLVVVATTAISWLFAFIGATIARPAAVQGMSMLVLTFLGFASNALVPEEAMPTWMRHVSDLNPVSYLVSAVRTLAADGTVGADALWSLVASVVMVAVFAPLTVRTLRSR; encoded by the coding sequence ATGACTCTCGCCGTCGAGAACGCCCCGGCTCGCACTCAGGTCGTGCGCGCACCGCGCGTTACCCGTGTGAGTCCCGTTGCCGCGCTCCAGCATTCGCTGATGATGGCCTGGCGTGGACTGCTCACCTTCCGGCACAGCCCACAGCTGCTCTACGACGCCATCCTGCTGCCGATCGTCGGGCCGATACTCTTCGGCAGCATCTTCGGCACCGCCATCGCGGGCAGTACGGCGGCCTATCTGCCGATCATGATTCCGGGCGTGCTGGTCCAGATCGTGCTCACCTCCTCGGTCGCGACCGGCGTACAACTCTCCGAGGACATCCACTCGGGTGTCTTCGACCGCTTCGTCGCCATGCCGATCGCCCGCTCGGCGCCGGTTGCTGGAGCATTGCTTGCGGGGGCGGTGCGCTATCTCATCGCCGCGACCACGGTCGTGATCGTCGGATTCTGTATGGGTTATCGACCCGAGTACACCGCCGGATTCCTGGCCGGCGCCGTTTTGGTCGTGGTCGCCACGACCGCTATCAGTTGGTTGTTCGCCTTCATCGGTGCCACGATCGCCCGCCCGGCCGCCGTGCAGGGCATGTCGATGCTGGTGCTGACCTTCCTCGGCTTCGCCTCCAACGCGCTGGTGCCCGAGGAAGCCATGCCGACCTGGATGCGCCACGTATCCGACTTGAATCCGGTGTCCTACCTGGTCTCCGCGGTGCGCACGCTGGCTGCCGACGGCACCGTCGGCGCCGACGCCCTGTGGTCACTGGTCGCCTCGGTGGTCATGGTCGCCGTTTTCGCGCCGTTGACCGTACGCACCCTCCGTTCCCGATGA
- a CDS encoding ATP-binding cassette domain-containing protein, giving the protein MSTETAVRTSGLGKSYGDFTAVGSVDLEIAAGSVFAMLGPNGAGKTTTVRMLATLLRPDRGSAEVFGYDVVSEATAVRSMIGLTGQYASVDETLTAGENLHLFGRLLGLSRRAAAGRCDELLEQFELSSVARRSVSAFSGGMRRRLDLAATLITVPPLIFLDEPTTGLDPHTRERMWGIVGGLVERGATVLLTTQYLDEADALADRIAVIDRGDLVAEGTPSELKSSIGDQVLRMDIPDTADLRRAEALIQDLTGEVPDGSSTGTLTVALSEVALAADIVAACRDAGIALRGFAVDRPDLNEVFLALTGHTHTADRADVA; this is encoded by the coding sequence ATGAGCACCGAAACCGCCGTTCGCACCAGCGGACTCGGCAAGTCCTACGGTGACTTCACCGCGGTGGGCAGCGTCGATCTCGAGATCGCGGCCGGCTCGGTGTTCGCGATGCTCGGCCCCAACGGGGCGGGCAAGACCACCACGGTGCGGATGCTGGCGACACTGCTACGACCGGATCGTGGCTCCGCCGAGGTGTTCGGCTACGACGTCGTCTCCGAGGCCACGGCCGTGCGGTCGATGATCGGACTCACCGGTCAATACGCCTCGGTCGACGAAACCCTCACCGCCGGTGAGAATTTACACCTTTTCGGTCGACTGCTCGGGCTGTCACGCCGGGCCGCGGCCGGGCGCTGCGACGAACTGCTCGAGCAGTTCGAGCTCTCGTCGGTGGCGCGCCGTAGTGTCAGCGCGTTCTCCGGCGGCATGCGGCGACGACTCGACCTGGCGGCGACCCTGATCACCGTGCCACCGCTGATCTTCCTCGACGAGCCGACCACGGGCCTGGACCCGCACACCCGTGAACGCATGTGGGGCATCGTGGGTGGCCTGGTCGAGCGGGGGGCGACGGTGCTGCTGACCACTCAGTACCTCGATGAGGCCGACGCGCTCGCCGACCGGATCGCGGTCATCGACCGGGGCGACCTCGTCGCCGAGGGCACCCCGTCCGAGCTCAAATCCTCGATCGGCGACCAGGTTCTGCGCATGGACATCCCCGACACCGCGGACCTGCGACGCGCCGAGGCACTGATCCAGGACCTCACCGGCGAGGTCCCCGACGGGTCGTCGACCGGCACCTTGACCGTGGCCCTGTCCGAGGTCGCTCTCGCCGCCGACATCGTCGCGGCCTGCCGCGACGCGGGCATCGCCCTGCGCGGCTTCGCGGTGGACCGACCCGATCTCAACGAGGTGTTCCTGGCACTGACCGGACACACCCACACCGCCGACCGAGCCGACGTGGCGTGA
- a CDS encoding glycosyltransferase → MRALLAFTGSRGDAQPGILLARELLARGHSVTLALSPDLVEFAATHGIPAVGCGRDSAELLDTQHSDQRFRSPDPRQRVHAVLALQRRGVARALRELHVLAPGHDVLVTGMAGEETAEKIARSVGLPLAAVHFFPIHPNRSVPVIPTAWGARIPGALNRRIWSALRWARDAALALPFAEFSVVEHPLLERVSIQAYDVDLFPGLAAELPDRHPIVGFAVDVDGYLGGPVDDELDAWLDAGPAPVYVGFGSMAVGDPAALMTVLRTVCARRGQRLLLAAGWAGIEPVLTPEVAIVEQLDHATVFPRCVAAVHHGGAGTTAAALRAGVPQVICAIQADQPYWGRALARLGLAGTMRAAELSERRLTALLDLVAAPHMASRVADYASRFSGDGVSKAADEVESLLRQPFPAATLDHAGRLE, encoded by the coding sequence ATGCGCGCACTGCTGGCCTTCACCGGAAGCCGCGGCGATGCTCAACCCGGCATCCTGCTGGCGCGCGAACTGCTCGCTCGCGGGCACTCCGTGACCCTCGCGCTCTCGCCCGATCTCGTCGAATTCGCTGCCACCCACGGCATTCCCGCGGTCGGTTGCGGCCGCGACAGCGCCGAATTGCTGGACACCCAGCACAGCGATCAGCGGTTCCGCAGTCCGGACCCGCGCCAACGAGTGCACGCGGTGCTGGCCCTGCAGCGGCGCGGGGTGGCCCGCGCGCTGCGCGAACTCCACGTCCTCGCGCCCGGTCACGATGTGCTGGTCACCGGGATGGCGGGCGAGGAGACGGCGGAGAAGATCGCGCGAAGTGTCGGATTACCGTTGGCCGCGGTGCACTTCTTCCCGATCCACCCCAATCGCTCGGTCCCGGTGATACCGACCGCGTGGGGAGCCCGGATTCCCGGTGCGCTCAACCGTCGCATCTGGTCGGCGCTGAGGTGGGCGCGTGACGCCGCGCTCGCCTTGCCATTCGCCGAGTTCTCCGTCGTGGAACATCCACTGCTGGAACGGGTTTCGATTCAAGCATACGACGTCGACCTGTTTCCCGGGTTGGCGGCCGAACTGCCGGATCGGCACCCGATCGTCGGATTCGCCGTCGATGTCGACGGATACCTCGGTGGTCCGGTCGACGACGAGCTCGACGCGTGGCTCGACGCCGGGCCGGCACCGGTGTATGTCGGCTTCGGCTCGATGGCGGTCGGCGATCCGGCGGCGCTGATGACCGTGCTGCGTACGGTGTGCGCGCGGCGTGGGCAGCGTCTGCTGCTCGCCGCCGGGTGGGCGGGCATCGAACCCGTCCTGACACCTGAGGTGGCAATCGTCGAACAGCTCGACCATGCCACGGTATTCCCACGGTGCGTCGCCGCGGTCCATCACGGCGGCGCCGGAACGACCGCCGCCGCGCTGCGAGCCGGTGTGCCGCAAGTGATCTGCGCGATCCAGGCCGATCAACCGTACTGGGGTCGCGCGCTGGCTCGGCTCGGGCTTGCGGGCACCATGCGCGCCGCAGAGCTGAGCGAGCGCCGGCTCACCGCGCTGCTGGATCTGGTGGCCGCACCGCATATGGCGTCACGGGTAGCCGACTATGCGAGCCGGTTCTCCGGCGACGGCGTGTCCAAGGCCGCCGATGAGGTGGAATCCCTCCTCCGCCAGCCATTTCCGGCAGCGACCCTCGACCACGCCGGGAGGCTCGAATGA
- a CDS encoding condensation domain-containing protein has translation MEYTHLSEFRIRSGDLSIWTPATITADTWTDDQRPLASVHEQYLGFLDPENPRPGRGRWIGTIFEMDAPLDEQAWAGTLQLWHDRHEGFRTTAAPTGDGSYHRVTTAPGTVRIIGDLVAAPTDGDDINEYLCELLELRLSPLTWPHLLVATVAHETADFTVLVGADHSVLDAYSQAVLILELRTLYAAVTTGGAIRDSATFGSPADYAVIERAAAEELTPDSPAVALWREFLGTPGSPMPRFAADRVAVLDGEHAQPSVSRTLLTLAQLEEVEEALERVKHRLSVTVFAALAIATRETFGENRFRTVMPIVTRPDLTWLESMGWFINVVPVDVTLPPGADMAVALEETRTALKRSRHCNNASWGRSLAMVGAPEGPTYGASFLDIRILPDYELVADLRGRTLRAVSYSTDEVYFWIVRGPDGLYVSTRYPAGLPPEVMDTFLAEFARAIYAVTTIAAASAIDTAAAAALSAG, from the coding sequence ATGGAATACACACATCTGTCCGAATTCCGGATTCGCTCCGGCGATCTGTCGATCTGGACTCCCGCCACCATCACTGCCGATACATGGACCGACGACCAGCGTCCGCTGGCCAGCGTGCACGAGCAGTATCTCGGCTTCCTCGACCCCGAAAACCCCCGTCCGGGTCGCGGTCGCTGGATCGGCACCATCTTCGAAATGGACGCCCCGCTCGACGAGCAGGCGTGGGCGGGCACATTGCAACTGTGGCACGATCGCCACGAGGGCTTCCGGACCACCGCCGCCCCCACCGGCGACGGCAGCTACCACCGGGTGACCACCGCCCCGGGCACCGTACGAATCATCGGTGATTTGGTCGCCGCGCCGACTGATGGCGACGACATCAACGAATACCTCTGCGAGCTACTGGAATTGCGCCTGTCGCCGCTGACCTGGCCGCACCTGCTGGTCGCCACCGTCGCCCACGAGACCGCCGACTTCACCGTGCTGGTCGGCGCCGATCACTCGGTACTCGACGCCTACTCCCAAGCGGTGCTCATCCTCGAGCTGCGTACCCTTTATGCCGCGGTCACCACCGGCGGCGCGATCCGCGATTCGGCCACCTTCGGCAGTCCCGCCGACTATGCCGTGATCGAGCGCGCCGCGGCCGAGGAGCTGACCCCCGACTCGCCCGCCGTCGCACTGTGGCGCGAATTCCTGGGCACCCCAGGCTCTCCCATGCCCCGCTTCGCCGCCGACCGGGTCGCCGTGCTGGACGGTGAACACGCCCAGCCCAGTGTCTCGCGCACCCTGCTCACCCTCGCCCAGCTCGAAGAGGTCGAGGAAGCGCTGGAACGGGTCAAACACCGGCTCTCGGTGACCGTGTTCGCCGCGCTGGCCATCGCCACTCGTGAGACCTTCGGCGAGAACCGATTCCGCACCGTGATGCCGATCGTGACCCGACCCGACCTGACCTGGCTCGAGTCGATGGGCTGGTTCATCAATGTCGTGCCGGTCGATGTCACCCTGCCCCCCGGTGCCGACATGGCCGTGGCGCTCGAAGAGACCCGCACCGCGCTCAAGCGCTCCCGCCACTGCAACAACGCCTCCTGGGGACGCTCGCTGGCGATGGTCGGCGCACCGGAAGGCCCGACCTACGGTGCCTCGTTCCTCGACATCCGTATCTTGCCGGACTACGAACTGGTCGCCGACCTGCGCGGACGCACGCTGCGCGCGGTGTCGTACTCCACCGACGAGGTGTACTTCTGGATCGTGCGCGGTCCCGATGGTCTCTACGTGTCCACCCGCTACCCCGCGGGACTGCCCCCCGAAGTGATGGACACCTTCCTCGCCGAATTCGCCAGGGCCATCTACGCGGTGACCACGATCGCGGCCGCGTCTGCCATCGATACCGCGGCAGCGGCGGCGCTGAGCGCAGGCTGA
- a CDS encoding helix-turn-helix domain-containing protein produces the protein MRYLRETDLPLAQIGAVLGFSEQSAFTRACVRWFARPPSQVRAAARASSRHAIEIAAPLDSYRK, from the coding sequence TTGCGCTATCTGCGCGAGACCGACCTTCCGCTGGCCCAGATCGGCGCGGTCCTGGGGTTTTCCGAACAATCGGCGTTCACCCGCGCCTGCGTGCGGTGGTTTGCCCGACCGCCCTCGCAGGTCCGAGCAGCAGCCCGCGCGAGCTCCCGTCACGCCATCGAGATTGCCGCACCGCTTGATAGTTACCGCAAATAG
- the istB gene encoding IS21-like element helper ATPase IstB, translating to MSTDTNKQIEYYANALKAPRIRDSAARLAEQARDAGWTHEEYLAAVLSREVSSRESSGAETRIRAAGFPARKAIEEFNFDHQPALKRDTLAHLGTAQFISKAQNVVLLGPPGTGKTHLSIGLGIAAAHHGHRVLFATAVEWVTRLQTAHQHGRLAAELAKLRRYGLLIVDEVGYIPFEQDAANLFFQLVSSRYEHASLVLTSNLPFSRWGDVFSDHVVAAAMIDRIVHHADVLTLKGNSYRLRNTEIDTLPSMRGDNQAD from the coding sequence ATGAGCACCGACACGAACAAGCAGATCGAGTACTACGCCAACGCTTTGAAAGCACCGCGGATCCGCGACAGCGCTGCGCGGCTGGCCGAACAAGCCCGCGACGCCGGCTGGACGCACGAGGAATACCTCGCTGCGGTCCTGTCTCGCGAGGTCTCTTCTCGGGAGTCTTCGGGAGCTGAAACACGCATCCGCGCAGCAGGTTTCCCTGCCCGCAAGGCGATCGAGGAGTTCAACTTCGACCACCAACCCGCCCTCAAACGCGACACCCTGGCCCACCTCGGGACCGCCCAGTTCATCAGCAAAGCCCAAAACGTGGTCTTGCTCGGCCCGCCCGGGACCGGCAAAACCCACCTCTCCATCGGCTTGGGCATCGCCGCGGCCCACCACGGACATCGGGTGTTGTTCGCGACTGCGGTCGAGTGGGTCACCCGGCTGCAGACTGCTCACCAGCATGGACGCCTCGCTGCCGAGTTGGCCAAGCTCCGCCGCTATGGGTTGCTGATCGTTGACGAGGTCGGCTACATCCCGTTCGAACAAGACGCCGCGAACTTGTTCTTCCAGCTCGTTTCCAGCCGTTACGAACACGCGTCGCTGGTCTTGACCTCGAACTTGCCGTTCTCTCGTTGGGGAGACGTCTTCAGCGACCACGTCGTCGCTGCGGCGATGATCGACCGGATTGTCCATCACGCTGACGTGTTGACGTTGAAGGGCAACAGTTACCGGCTCCGCAACACCGAAATCGACACTCTGCCGTCCATGCGGGGCGACAACCAGGCAGACTGA